CTTCTTTGCATTCCAACTTAGCCAACCTAAGCGGCGGTAATCAGCAAAAAGTGTACTTATCAAAATGGATGGACACTCAACCGAGCATTCTCATTCTTGATGAGCCCACTCGCGGTATCGACGTGAACACAAAAAAGGAAATCTATCATTTTATTCATTCGCTGACCGAACAAGGTGTTTCCATCATTGTGATTTCGTCTGAACTTGAAGAGGTTATGGGCCTATCCAATCGAGTCATGGTAATGAGGTCAGGGCAAATTATGGGGGAATTAACCGGTGATGCCATCAATGAAAAAGAGATTATGTATTACGCCGCTGGTTTAAAAACCATGGCTCAGGCTTAGATCGACGAGCGGTTCGTCATCTACAACCAAAACACAATTATAAATAACAATAAGAACACTCGAGGATTTACTTATGGCCATGCTCCCGTTGTCGCCCATGATTACACGCTTAAAGCGGCTTGATATAGCGACTTATGCTCCTTTTATCGCACTCGTTCTACTGGTTATATTTTCATCCATTGCCAGTGAACATTTCTTAATACCACGCAATATCACCAATGTATTAAGACAAGTTTCTTATACTGGCATTATTGCCCTTGGTATGACCTTTGTCATCATCGCGGGTGGCATCGATTTGTCTGTTGGTTCAATGGTGGCGTTGGTTGGCGTGCTGTCTATTATGATCATCAATGGCGCGGGTGATGGCTGGTGGGCTGTTGCCATGGCGGTATCCTCTGCTATTGCATTAGGTGGCGTATTTGGGGCCATTAATGGTCTCGTTATCACTCGAGGCAAAGTCGCATCCTTTATCGCTACGCTAGCGACCATGTCTATCTTCCGCTCTATGACTCTGTATATCAGTGACGCGGGGGAAATGGTGTCTGAAAACAACCATTTCGCAGACATTGGCGGTGGCTATTTATGGGCTATCCCCTACCCTGTTTGGATCTTTCTATTATTGGCGATTGCGTACCATATCTTATTAAAACACAGCGCTTTTGGCCGCCATGTTTGTGCCGTGGGTTCAAACTCAAAAGTCGCGTCGTATTCCGCTATTAAAGTTCGCTGGGTGTATTTCTTAACCTTTGTTATTGCCGGTGTGTCGGTTGGTATATCTGCCGTGCTATTAGCCTCTCGATTAAATTCCGTGAGTCCTGGCGATGCTGGTTTATTTTATGAACTAGACGCCATTGCGGCCGTTGTCATCGGTGGTACCGCGTTATCCGGTGGTAAAGGCACTATTTGGGGCACG
The Marinomonas maritima DNA segment above includes these coding regions:
- a CDS encoding ABC transporter permease is translated as MAMLPLSPMITRLKRLDIATYAPFIALVLLVIFSSIASEHFLIPRNITNVLRQVSYTGIIALGMTFVIIAGGIDLSVGSMVALVGVLSIMIINGAGDGWWAVAMAVSSAIALGGVFGAINGLVITRGKVASFIATLATMSIFRSMTLYISDAGEMVSENNHFADIGGGYLWAIPYPVWIFLLLAIAYHILLKHSAFGRHVCAVGSNSKVASYSAIKVRWVYFLTFVIAGVSVGISAVLLASRLNSVSPGDAGLFYELDAIAAVVIGGTALSGGKGTIWGTVIGAIILGIINNMLNLMGISPYLQGMVKGLVILTAVLVQFKGDR